One window from the genome of Poecilia reticulata strain Guanapo linkage group LG9, Guppy_female_1.0+MT, whole genome shotgun sequence encodes:
- the mtrfr gene encoding mitochondrial translation release factor in rescue, which yields MSSILPFTSSLLGASRRLMWRSAPGLPPLLRLTPPAPSWVVAFGKKDLPDLPVLLEEELEEQFVRGSGPGGQATNKTSNCVVLKHIPTGIVVKCHQTRSVDINRMRARDIMREKLDVAYKGELSELVVKKKESVLRKQEKRKRVNENLEKKKLFKESLAVDNKPGDDTA from the exons ATGTCATCCATTCTCCCGTTCACCAGCAGCTTACTGGGAGCATCCAGGCGGCTCATGTGGAGAAGTGCTCCCGGTCTCCCTCCGCTGCTCAGACTGACCCCGCCTGCACCCTCATGGGTTGTGGCTTTTGGTAAGAAGGACCTGCCTGATCTCCCAGTCCTGTTGGAGGAAGAGCTGGAAGAGCAGTTCGTGAGGGGATCCGGGCCAGGAGGACAAGCTACTAACAAAACCAGCAACTGTGTAGTGCTCAAACACATCCCCACCGGGATTGTAGTAAAG TGTCATCAGACCAGATCTGTGGATATAAACCGAATGCGTGCCCGGGATATAATGAGGGAGAAACTTGATGTGGCGTATAAGGGTGAACTCAGTGAGTTGGTGGTGAAGAAGAAAGAATCTGTGTtgaggaaacaagaaaaacgGAAGAGAGTGAATGAGaatttggagaagaaaaaactgtttaaagaaTCCTTGGCCGTAGACAATAAACCTGGAGATGACACcgcttaa
- the kmt5ab gene encoding lysine methyltransferase 5Ab, producing the protein MAKGKKNGLKTAKKTGETAEQTTTSQAETKENKPQINKEFVGKAQSGLQSLRSPGKPRSPLSDSSSMLILEGNDSDATDSGLSKLKQVTTDEAKSKSCRSKEQKPDGPCQSETKKQISGKLKQKEPSAEGDGSPAVPSATPRSKASRKLGAKKMENKVLQNRKVTDYFPIRKSNRKTKTEIKSEEHRHIDDLLKNSIEDGLEVKHIEGKGRGVFAVKSFKKGDFVVEYHGDLLDLAEAKKREAQYSEDPKTGCYMYYFQYQAKTYCIDATKETDRLGRLLNHSKSGNCQTRLHPIDGTPHLIFVASRDIKAEEELLYDYGDRSKESISAHPWLKY; encoded by the exons ATGGCAAAAG ggaagaaaaatgGACTAAAAACGGCCAAAAAAACAGGTGAGACTGCTGAACAAACAACTACGTCACAAGcggagacaaaagaaaacaagccaCAAATCAACAAG GAATTTGTCGGTAAAGCACAGTCAGGTCTCCAGAGTCTGCGCAGTCCAGGTAAACCCAGGTCGCCGCTGAGCGACAGCTCCAGCATGCTCATCCTGGAGGGGAATGATTCTGATGCCACTGATTCTGGTCTGTCAAAGCTGAAGCAAG TCACAACCGATGAAGCAAAATCTAAGAGCTGTCGCTCCAAAGAGCAGAAACCGGACGGGCCGTGTCAAAGtgagacaaaaaagcaaatctctggcaaactaaagcaaaaagagCCCAGTGCGGAAGGAGATGGTAGCCCTGCAGTGCCATCAGCCACGCCTCGGAGTAAAGCCAGCCGCAAGCTCGGAGCAAAAAA GATGGAGAACAAAGttcttcaaaacagaaaagtcacaGATTATTTTCCCATCAGGAAAAGTAACAGGAAAACTAAAACGGAGATAAAG AGTGAAGAACACAGACACATTGATGATCTGTTAAAGAACAGCATCGAAGATGGACTGGAG GTCAAACACATAGAAGGAAAAGGAAGGGGAGTCTTTGCtgtgaaaagtttcaaaaaggGAGATTTTGTTGTCGAGTACCATGGTGACCTGCTGGACCTGGCTGAGGCCAAAAAGAGAGAGGCCCAGTATTCTGAGGACCCTAAAACGGGCTGTTACATGTATTACTTCCAGTATCAAGCTAAAACCTACTG CATAGATGCTACCAAAGAAACGGACCGTCTTGGACGGCTGTTGAACCACAGTAAAAGTGGGAACTGCCAGACGAGGCTCCATCCCATCGATGGGACACCTCATCTGATCTTTGTGGCGTCCAGGGACATCAAGGCAGAGGAGGAACTGCTCTATGACTACGGGGATCGGAGCAAAGAGTCCATCTCTGCACACCCCTGGCTTAAATACTGA
- the rilpl2 gene encoding RILP-like protein 2 isoform X1 has product MEFGEESSPALAFEKDAFELTVEDVYDISYVIGRDLLKISSTGEEVSDLQFRIVRVLEMFETLVNKYNLSVEELKMERDNLKAELDRIIREGSSSSGQSGQQTVAANQLVVDLNDPNRPRFTMQELKEVLQERNQLKAQLMVAQEELQLYKSGILPQSEPTMVDVDLGTPPATEDSSSTVNEKTTIGKLFSFRRK; this is encoded by the exons ATGGAGTTTGGAGAAGAATCGTCGCCTGCTCTGGCCTTCGAGAAGGACGCTTTTGAGCTCACTGTCGAAGATGTGTATGACATTTCCTACGTGATCGGCCgagatttgttaaaaataagcAGCACCGGTGAAGAAGTGTCGGATTTGCAGTTCAGGATAGTCCGAGtcctggaaatgtttgaaactcTGGTGAACAAGTACAATCTGTCAGTGGAGGAGCTGAAAATGGAGCGGGACAACCTGAAGGCAGAGCTGGACAGGATCATCAGGGAGGGCTCTTCCTCCTCCGGACAGAGCGGG CAGCAAACTGTGGCAGCTAATCAACTGGTGGTGGACCTGAATGACCCCAACAGACCGCGCTTCACAATGCAGGAGCTGAAGGAGGTTCTGCAGGAGAGGAACCAGCTGAAGGCTCAGCTCATGGTGGCCCAAGAGGAGCTTCAGCTGTATAAGAG TGGGATTCTACCTCAGTCCGAACCCACCATGGTCGACGTGGATCTGGGTACGCCGCCAGCCACAGAGGATAGTTCATCCACAGTAAATGAAAAGACAACTATAGGAAAACT gttttcattCAGGAGAAAATGA
- the LOC103470265 gene encoding RILP-like protein 1 isoform X2, producing the protein MSALDRPAAELTVMDVYDIAALLGQEFERVIDKFGCECLVGVVPRVVRVLEFLEALVSRGAAGQEAEELRRELDRLQRERSDRYEQEKKHQKELEQVEDVWRGEVQDLLSQITQLQAENKRLLVSLSLKESPVTEEDLQKHQAQTSEKENQVIQKLKDLADKQRDEIRAKDHELTLRNEDVEALQLQQHRLIRINQDLLHRTGLMEAQGKTLIQQRAELEASAQAQQQEYAALQLEVRRLTKELQEKELERELVEIECPLGTRSGNSSLSAAPMTAAETILSDSVKPRSVWVECGGDPGFMAKCLECDKSLSLLSTTANRNNKGDLTREENAAAHVLTQSAPAESEDEADKPRFTLQELQDVLQEKNELKAQVFMLQEELAYYKSEDLEDDISPSDSATNTPSQLTSADQPESGIRRLIFTAIMPMVAAGLITDDPTLLPIRRLVSFV; encoded by the exons ATGTCAGCGCTAGACAGACCCGCGGCGGAGCTCACCGTCATGGACGTGTACGACATCGCGGCGTTGCTCGGCCAGGAGTTTGAGCGGGTCATAGACAAGTTCGGGTGCGAGTGCCTGGTTGGGGTGGTTCCCCGAGTGGTGCGGGTTCTGGAGTTTCTGGAGGCACTTGTGAGCCGCGGAGCAGCTGGtcaggaggcagaggagctgcgCAGGGAGCTGGACAGGCTGCAGCGGGAGCGGAGCGACAGATACGAGCAGGAGAAGAAGCACCAGAAG GAATTGGAGCAGGTGGAAGATGTATGGAGGGGAGAAGTCCAGGACCTGCTGTCTCAGATTACTCAGCTTCAGGCAGAGAACAAGAGGCTGTTGGTGAGCCTCTCGCTGAAAGAGTCCCCCGTCACGGAGGAGGACCTACAGAAACACCAAG CTCAAACGTCTGAGAAGGAAAACCAAGTGATACAGAAGCTAAAAGACTTGGCAGATAAACAGAGAGACGAAATCCGTGCGAAAGACCACGAGCTAACGCTAAGAAACGAAGATGTTGAAGCG ctccagctgcagcagcatcggCTCATCAGGATCAACCAGGACCTTCTTCACAGGACCGGACTGATGGAGGCTCAGGGAAAGACGCTGATCCAGCAGAGAGCTGAGCTGGAGGCCTCTGCCCAGGCACAGCAGCAGGAGTACGCAGCGCTGCAGCTGGAGGTCAGGAGACTGACAAAGGAGCTCCAGGAGAAGGAACTAGAACGAGAACTTGTAGAGATAGAATGCCCTCTGGGAACAAGATCTGGGAACTCTTCACTGTCTGCAGCACCAATGACG GCTGCGGAAACCATTCTTTCTGACTCTGTCAAACCGCGTTCTGTGTGGGTGGAGTGTGGAGGAGATCCTGGCTTCATGGCAAAGTGCCTCGAGTGTGACAAGAGCCTCTCACTTCTGTCaacaacagcaaacagaaacaataagGGAGACCTTACTAGAGAAGAAAACGCTGCAGCACATGTTCTg ACGCAGTCAGCTCCTGCAGAGTCTGAGGATGAGGCAGACAAACCTCGTTTCaccctgcaggagctgcaggatgtCCTGCAGGAGAAGAACGAACTCAAAGCCCAGGTGTTCATGCTCCAGGAAGAGTTGGCGTATTACAAGAG TGAGGACTTGGAAGACGACATCAGTCCTAGTGACTCTGCCACAAATACCCCATCACAGCTAACTTCAGCTGATCAGCCTGAATCAGGAATAAGACGGCT GATCTTCACTGCCATAATGCCAATGGTGGCTGCCGGTCTAATCACAGACGACCCCACGTTGTTGCCAATAAGAAGACTTGTTTCCTTTGTATGA
- the rilpl2 gene encoding RILP-like protein 2 isoform X2 yields the protein MEFGEESSPALAFEKDAFELTVEDVYDISYVIGRDLLKISSTGEEVSDLQFRIVRVLEMFETLVNKYNLSVEELKMERDNLKAELDRIIREGSSSSGQSGQTVAANQLVVDLNDPNRPRFTMQELKEVLQERNQLKAQLMVAQEELQLYKSGILPQSEPTMVDVDLGTPPATEDSSSTVNEKTTIGKLFSFRRK from the exons ATGGAGTTTGGAGAAGAATCGTCGCCTGCTCTGGCCTTCGAGAAGGACGCTTTTGAGCTCACTGTCGAAGATGTGTATGACATTTCCTACGTGATCGGCCgagatttgttaaaaataagcAGCACCGGTGAAGAAGTGTCGGATTTGCAGTTCAGGATAGTCCGAGtcctggaaatgtttgaaactcTGGTGAACAAGTACAATCTGTCAGTGGAGGAGCTGAAAATGGAGCGGGACAACCTGAAGGCAGAGCTGGACAGGATCATCAGGGAGGGCTCTTCCTCCTCCGGACAGAGCGGG CAAACTGTGGCAGCTAATCAACTGGTGGTGGACCTGAATGACCCCAACAGACCGCGCTTCACAATGCAGGAGCTGAAGGAGGTTCTGCAGGAGAGGAACCAGCTGAAGGCTCAGCTCATGGTGGCCCAAGAGGAGCTTCAGCTGTATAAGAG TGGGATTCTACCTCAGTCCGAACCCACCATGGTCGACGTGGATCTGGGTACGCCGCCAGCCACAGAGGATAGTTCATCCACAGTAAATGAAAAGACAACTATAGGAAAACT gttttcattCAGGAGAAAATGA
- the LOC103470265 gene encoding RILP-like protein 1 isoform X1: MSALDRPAAELTVMDVYDIAALLGQEFERVIDKFGCECLVGVVPRVVRVLEFLEALVSRGAAGQEAEELRRELDRLQRERSDRYEQEKKHQKELEQVEDVWRGEVQDLLSQITQLQAENKRLLVSLSLKESPVTEEDLQKHQAQTSEKENQVIQKLKDLADKQRDEIRAKDHELTLRNEDVEALQLQQHRLIRINQDLLHRTGLMEAQGKTLIQQRAELEASAQAQQQEYAALQLEVRRLTKELQEKELERELVEIECPLGTRSGNSSLSAAPMTAAETILSDSVKPRSVWVECGGDPGFMAKCLECDKSLSLLSTTANRNNKGDLTREENAAAHVLVGACFNKLHAVDRNDFYIPFIANQLSQMAFSTTSFQQHRPSFEHSKSFTITVTTRLSFSLLGCPEAHSATSFVTAVDARELLNVCFYCRRSQLLQSLRMRQTNLVSPCRSCRMSCRRRTNSKPRCSCSRKSWRITRVRTWKTTSVLVTLPQIPHHS; encoded by the exons ATGTCAGCGCTAGACAGACCCGCGGCGGAGCTCACCGTCATGGACGTGTACGACATCGCGGCGTTGCTCGGCCAGGAGTTTGAGCGGGTCATAGACAAGTTCGGGTGCGAGTGCCTGGTTGGGGTGGTTCCCCGAGTGGTGCGGGTTCTGGAGTTTCTGGAGGCACTTGTGAGCCGCGGAGCAGCTGGtcaggaggcagaggagctgcgCAGGGAGCTGGACAGGCTGCAGCGGGAGCGGAGCGACAGATACGAGCAGGAGAAGAAGCACCAGAAG GAATTGGAGCAGGTGGAAGATGTATGGAGGGGAGAAGTCCAGGACCTGCTGTCTCAGATTACTCAGCTTCAGGCAGAGAACAAGAGGCTGTTGGTGAGCCTCTCGCTGAAAGAGTCCCCCGTCACGGAGGAGGACCTACAGAAACACCAAG CTCAAACGTCTGAGAAGGAAAACCAAGTGATACAGAAGCTAAAAGACTTGGCAGATAAACAGAGAGACGAAATCCGTGCGAAAGACCACGAGCTAACGCTAAGAAACGAAGATGTTGAAGCG ctccagctgcagcagcatcggCTCATCAGGATCAACCAGGACCTTCTTCACAGGACCGGACTGATGGAGGCTCAGGGAAAGACGCTGATCCAGCAGAGAGCTGAGCTGGAGGCCTCTGCCCAGGCACAGCAGCAGGAGTACGCAGCGCTGCAGCTGGAGGTCAGGAGACTGACAAAGGAGCTCCAGGAGAAGGAACTAGAACGAGAACTTGTAGAGATAGAATGCCCTCTGGGAACAAGATCTGGGAACTCTTCACTGTCTGCAGCACCAATGACG GCTGCGGAAACCATTCTTTCTGACTCTGTCAAACCGCGTTCTGTGTGGGTGGAGTGTGGAGGAGATCCTGGCTTCATGGCAAAGTGCCTCGAGTGTGACAAGAGCCTCTCACTTCTGTCaacaacagcaaacagaaacaataagGGAGACCTTACTAGAGAAGAAAACGCTGCAGCACATGTTCTggtaggagcttgtttcaatAAACTGCACGCTGTTGATAGAAATGATTTCTACATCCCATTTATTGCTAATCAGCTGTCTCAAATGGCCTTTTCCACCACTAGCTTTCAGCAACATAGGCCTTCTTTTGAGCACAGCAAATCATTTACCATCACCGTGACAACCAGGTTATCATTTTCCCTGCTTGGCTGCCCAGAGGCCCACTCAGCCACCAGCTTTGTTACTGCTGTTGATGCAAGAGAACtgctgaatgtgtgtttttactgcagACGCAGTCAGCTCCTGCAGAGTCTGAGGATGAGGCAGACAAACCTCGTTTCaccctgcaggagctgcaggatgtCCTGCAGGAGAAGAACGAACTCAAAGCCCAGGTGTTCATGCTCCAGGAAGAGTTGGCGTATTACAAGAG TGAGGACTTGGAAGACGACATCAGTCCTAGTGACTCTGCCACAAATACCCCATCACAGCTAA